Proteins found in one Balaenoptera ricei isolate mBalRic1 chromosome 18, mBalRic1.hap2, whole genome shotgun sequence genomic segment:
- the LOC132352355 gene encoding large ribosomal subunit protein eL21-like, whose product MTNTKGKRRGTRYMFSRPFRKHGVVPLATYMRIYMKGDIVDIKGMGTVQKGMPHKCYHGKTGRVYSVTQHAVGIIANKQVKGKILAKRINVRIEHIKHSKSQHSFLKRVKENDQRKKEAKEKGTWVQLKRQPAPPREAHFVRTNGKEPELLEPIPYEFMA is encoded by the coding sequence ATGACCAacacaaagggaaagaggaggggcaCCCGCTACATGTTCTCTAGGCCTTTTAGAAAACATGGAGTTGTTCCTTTGGCCACATACATGCGAATCTACATGAAAGGTGATATTGTAGATATCAAGGGAATGGGCACTGTTCAAAAAGGAATGCCCCACAAATGTTACCATGGCAAAACTGGGAGAGTCTACAGTGTTACCCAGCATGCTGTTGGCATCATTGCAAACAAACAAGTTAAGGGCAAGATTCTTGCCAAGAGAATTAATGTGCGTATCGAGCATATTAAGCACTCTAAGAGCCAACATAGCTTCCTGAAACGGGTGAAGGAAAATgatcagagaaagaaggaagccaAAGAGAAAGGTACTTGGGTTCAACTGAAGCGCCAGCCTGCTCCACCCAGAGAAGCACACTTTGTGAGAACCAATGGAAAGGAGCCTGAACTGTTGGAGCCCATTCCCTATGAATTCATGGCATGA